In Papaver somniferum cultivar HN1 chromosome 9, ASM357369v1, whole genome shotgun sequence, the genomic stretch ATGTTTTCcgaaattaatcttcctgctacgTATGTAGATCGCATGGGAGAAATGATTGTGGAGATGTGCTTCTTCATCTTAAAGCTATAatctttgaaataattttatagaTTGTGTTACACAATGCTATCGGCCTAAAATCCTCTGGTTTTTGAGCTATATGAACTTTTGGAATAAGAGAAACTCTTGTATTATTTAACTGCTTAAGAAGATACCCCGAGTGAAAAAATGATTTAACCAATTTGCAAACGTTATCCTTTACAGTCTGCCATTGCGTTTGGTAAAACCCAGTAGGAAACCTGTCCGGGCCTGGAGAATTCCATGGTTCCATTGTCATCAAAGCTGAATGTATTTCCTCTTCAGTAGGAATCGCTTCTAACTGATGGATTATCTTCAGCTGTAATGCATTGAGGTATATATTAGAGAAAACTGGTGATGTCTGCTGGTGTTGAAGATGTCATAATATTATGAAAGTGATTCTTGAGAATAGCTGCAAGAGAATCTCTATCATTACACCATGTGCCATCTGGAGCCAATAATGAATCTATTCTGTTGCGAGATTTTCTTCTATTCATTCTAATATGGAAGTACTTAGAGTTCAGGTCCATATCATTATAGAAATGATCTCGAGCTTTCTGTCTGTTCGAACTCGCTTGAATATCATTAAGTTTTCTGATTTGTTTCTCCAATTTAACTATTTCTTCAGTATTAGAACCACTGATATCAGAAGCTTGAAGAGAAGTAATATTATGTTGCGGCTGAGCAATCGAGTTACTAATATTACTGAAAATACTTTTACTCCATTGAGGTAAAGAATGTCTTGTGAAAACAAAAGCATTACTAGACATActttattagtaaaaacaaaagcATTGGAACCAGAAAATCTAGCAGACCAAGCATTTTTAATTTCGTCAGAACAACTATGTTGAGATAACCAGTGTTCAAAGAACTTCCAGTTTCTACCCGTAACTTTATTTTGTTTACACATTTCTAGTAAAATAGGGGCATGGTCAGAACCATTCTGAACTAAGTGAGTAAGAATAGACTTTGGGTAGGAAATAAACCAGTTGTTGTTTACTATAGTCCTGTCCAATCTAGATTTAATTTGACCAGTACCGTGTTTGTTGCTAGACCACGTAAAAGGGTTACCACAAAATCCCATATCAgataaatcaaaatcattgattaaATCAAGAATTTCACTAGAAGTATTTTGAGTACTTCTACCATTAGGAGAAAGAGTGATGTTCAAATCACCAATAATCACCCAAGGGGTGTCTATAGAATTACTAAGTTGAGAAATATAAGTCTTTTGAGATGATTTTTCATGGATATAGGGAGTACCATAAATACATGTTAGAAACCAAGCTCCTCTACTTGGGTCATTTATAACTTTAGCATGAATTATTTTCTCAGACTGTTTCAACAATGTCAAGTTTGAAGCcatctgtagcgcccccaaagctagcagctgactaatccaagagattaactaaatgaagaggcactaagaatctaaatcattcacttaaaaattcaattaagaaatatgtTACAtagcttaacccaaaaactagccccgctcagaaatttATAaataagaactcctctcaaatgatacatatacaatattcatttggtttgcaaatagaatatacgacataataaacatagcaaaaGACTCAATGCCACAAAGCTTCCActgcgcaactctgatttgtctctgaaactgaaagtgggaatgggtgagcacatcatccctaaaagtgGTGCCCCATAGGAATCacaactagctttcaagtaaaCATTAATATGATTCGAAGACAATGCACAAAAATAATAGTGTAAAAAGAAGCAGGTTTCATCGAAAGTCGATAATACACGGAAAGAAAGTAAAACACAAAGTAGAAACTTCTTCACagacatccataaataacagtaaacatccatgtatgagatgtgtgttgccgcatataagggaagagtaatattgatgccaattccacaccgaataggtaatactgcggtgtatctccctagccatagaatactgaatATATATAAATGAAGAATAATATTGCGGTTTATCGCCCTAGCCATGTAATATTGTGGTGTATCACCCTAGCCATAAAATACtgatattgtgtcggcacacatctcataccacacagagcacacaaagatatgcatgaatttcacaacaccaagattgatttgtaaaacaataatgaatacaagagagttcgttatcgattcccacctattttgatgacaagccttgcCTACCTCGAGATTCTACATccgctggttcgtcctttgaatcgatcgttgttaatatagactaactgttaatcacacaagcacacTAAGAATTTAGCCAATATgctcatacaaggttcataacaCAATATtatacaagtttctagttataggCTGAGTCAAATAACTAACGGTTCTATTTCTATCAATAGTTCTACAACCTGGTAATATGTAATTTGGGAATAAATCAATATATACTTATCCAAATTGGGTCAAATTAGGTATCATCGGAAAGCCGTCAAAAACCTGAACAACTTTTCAGAAGGAACcaaaagctaattcggaccataaatggttcaaaacatcaaaatactAATCTTGCCCTAAACCCAAGCCCATGGGCCTAATCCGGCATGGCCCACCAAACCAGCCCACCACCCATTTAATGACCCATCGGATCAACCATGACCCGACCCAACAACCCGTTCTCCTAACCCATCGGGTAAACCCACTACCCGACCCGATAACCCGCTTCAAGACCCGAACTGGTTTGACTCACCCAACTCAGTTGAGTCAGAAACTGACTCGGTCATCTTCTTTATGAGCCATGGAAAATGAAAAACTAACGATCTGATTTAGGCCGGACAAACAAACAAGGAGTTAACCGCATGGGATACTTAGGGTTTTGAGTCCCATGACATATTAAAAAGAATTTGACAAACTtattactccctctgtcctaatATTTTTGTCCTCTATTATATTTTCGTTTGTCCTAAAATACTGgacagcttctgtttatagtcatattatttagtcaaactctcaaatatatccttcaaatttttacaattataaaattattttgacTATCACTAATCTAAATATTAAATGATATCTTCCTCAAtagaaaacaaatctaataaatcaatccataaatttttctatttttatcttctatttaaataTTTCTATTTAATTCCAAACCCTGATATTCCCTAAAACCCTATTTGATAACACCGAACCCTAAAACCCTTTTTGATTCTTCTTTTCCATCGTTCGCTCGTCTGAGCTCTCTCCCTCGAGCACCATCATAAACCTAATGGCATGTAAATTGATGGTAGGTACTGGTTTCGTATGGGAAAGTGGTGGGAGAACAATAACCCATCTTAATCGATGGCAGCATGATGGTATTTCCTCTCGAAAATGTTCCGTTCTACAGGTATTATGCCCCAACAGAAGTTATTTGGCTAGGGTTGAATTGTGGtcaagttcatgtacacaattcAAGTTCTCTTTCTGCTTTATATATTGTTCGACATGAGATTCTAATTTTCATATTCTTGCAGGACAAGTTCTGTTGGAAAATTGAACTCAATTTTCGTATATGAATGGAAAAGTCATTTGGTTAGTACCTTATCGGATTTGGGTGTTGGGTTGTATAAACAGGCTTAATCTTAGTTTGGCCTAATTAGTTAGGTTAAGTTAGTTTCAATTTGGAAACCAACAGAAACCTAAAAGGGAATACGTGAAGGGATGCAACCCTTGAGGCATCATGCTTCTTCATTGAAGAGGTACTTGAAGCATCATGATTGTTCATTGAAAAGGTACCAACGATTTCTATAAATACCCTGCACACTTAGATTAGAACATCATTAGAAATCTAATTATCATTCCACTGCATTCTAAAATCATCAATTTAGTTTGTGTTAAAGAGAGAGTTCATCACTCTAATTATCATTCCACTGCTACTACATCGAGAAGATAGTCGTTGTATTCTGGGAGACAGACATCGATAATCCGTAAGCACCAATGCAGGGTGAATCTGTCTTAAGGCTAGAGGATATAATCCTTGCCTCGACTTTGGTTTCGTTTAATTGGGTTTGCATATCTCTTCTTCTCTGTTTGTTTTATTGCATTTTATACACAAGATTGCCAACGAGTTCGCGTACACACGGGTCTTTCATGAACTCCTATTATTCCATCAAGTTTAAAACCGCATGGACGAAGCCAAAGCTAACCCGTACAAAGGCGTATCTAAGGAGAAGTTGGAATGGTAATTTAAATTTTGATTGATACAAATCTATATTGTTGTTTATTGTTTTTAATGATTATGCTTATGAAagtgaatattttgttttgtttactgACATAATTCTTCTTTTTGGAGGATTTGCTGCaggtcttcttcttcgtttttcctGTTACTTGTTTcattatttttgttggcattCTCTCGTTATTGAGTTCTCATCATTTGACAGATCCTCTCGGGCAATGTCATGTCACACCATTTGGATTCTCTGTTATGATGAAAAAGGTCGGTAGTCGATGGCTTCTAGTTCCTTTTTAATGTGTGTTATTGTCGCATTCTTCATTTGTTGGGCACTTTTTTTGATATTAcatctgagtttttttttttcatttctaatttagcatttttattaaaaaaaatcagcTGATGGACTTGGCCGAAGGTAAAATTGTGATGGCTTTGGAGGGGGTACAATTTGGACTCTTTAGCAAATTCAGGTCTTGCATGTCTTAAAACTTTATTAAATGACAAGCCTGCTCAACAATCTCAAGAGACCAATGCATCTGAATCTTCATGGCGCGTAATAAAAGAGGTAAGTTACCACCAGGTCATTCTAATTTCTGTTGGGTTTAATAATCTGAATCACATAACTGGGTTACCATTTAATGAAATGGTAGTCAATATACACAATGTAGCCATTAAGCAACTCCGATCCTAAGAGAGACACTAGTAACTGGTGGTAATATATAGTCAACAAATGCTGATAAAAGCTTATTAAATGAAGCGCACCAGATTTTCATGGATGTTTTCTACGGAAACGTTGAAGGAGGTGCTTGCAGACCGAGTGATTATGTGACCagaaatattgctggatttacTATTAGCAAGCCACTATCAATGAGAAGTTTAGAAGTTGAGACGGGGTTACACAACCAGATAAATCATTACATTTACTGAAGATGTATCTTTTCATTGGTTATAAAAATTCAAACTTGTGACAACAGAGTTATACATACAATTTCTCTTTCGTCCACATATATTAAGATTACTTTCAAATCAAAAATCCTTACAAGGTTTCAAAGTAATATAAATATTAAAAATAGTCCCACATCCGGAAAGGGTATTCCAAAGATTTTTTATATATGAGATTAGAATTGCGTTGGTGATCGCCAATTAACAATGATTTGGATGCACACATAATAGTCCAACATGAGCTATCAGCCAACATaagattatattattttatttattgaaaaaaaaaaacaagggtaGAGCCAACAGTACAATCAGAATCAGAATTCCGGGCCTCGAATCAGATTTCCGGGCCTCTCCATTTGTTGTTGATTGGTTTTTTTATCAATCCAATTATATGGTAGTGGCCGTCATCTTACACTTATGAGGTTAGCTACCCCAAATCTCAAGAGCTTCACCTGTAAATCTCACTGGGGGCATGGCTATAATCTACGATACTGTTCCGTTCAGCTATCCGATGTAAACATTAACATATTTTATGGTTTTGAGTATGAACACCTAGAATTAGACGAAAAAGAAGTGTATGCTTGATTTATCTTATAGATTCCTTGAGGTactttttaattatataaacgtTAACTTAGTCGTGTACGTTTTAATTATATCTATATAGACAGTGTTATGCCTGAGTAATGATTTAGGAGACTTTCTACTATTTCTCAAGGGTCTCTCGAGTACTACCGCGTCAACTCCCTTGCTTATGTAACCTGCAATCTTTGAGGATGGAAACGTGGCTTACTAGAGTTAGCTTGCGCGCGATAGCATACACTCTCACTATTTCTTCCAATATAAAACTCTGATCCTTAACGGAAACCGGGTAAAGCTGAGACTCTGATACTTACTCACTATTTCCGTCTGCTTTGCCTTCGAAAGGTAAATATGTTTGTTGAACTGGAATTGGTTAAGTTTCTATGGGTATTGTTAAACTGGAATTGGTTAAGTTTCTATGGGTAAAATCATATGCTGctgcatgatatatatatataattaaggtagcagatgattaagttaaagacaTTCTGTTCAGCTAAACAAAGTGTCTATGCTGGTTGGCGTTTGCAAAACGTACGAAAGAAAATTTAGTTCAGGATAGTTCATGCAATATAAATTGCTACTGATATGAACTCATCAGTCAAaagttaaaataaaagaaaataagataGCTGCAGTCTTCCACATTTATCTTTAAACCCAAATAGGATCCTATAGAAAATTCAAAGACACAGAAAATGAAAATATAATGACTCGAACAGATTGATAAAAACGATGCTTCAACGCAGAAGAGGATATAAACAGAGCAGGACAAAGAAATGCATTACATGGGCATAACACCTAAGACAATTCATATTCGTATGAAGTATGAACATGTTTCTTTACTGAAACTGAGATTGAAACTTACTAAGCAGGCTTTAATGACATGTAAGGCATCCACCATTAGCTTATGGCTAAAACAAGTTTAATTGGATGTCATTTCAGGCTCCTCAAACTTGCTAAGAAGAAGCAAACAGATCAGTCTAGAACTATCTATCAATGCATTGAACACATCTCGGTCAAGACATAAATAACAACTAGCACCTCTGTGGAGAACAAGCCATGCATGCACAGTACTTTCCCACTTCAGCAGCACCCGTGCACAACAAAGTCGACAAATACAGTGGTTCACAATTAATACCGAGAACTAGGAAAAATGGTGACATCCAAAACAAAGTGCATACTTGGATGTTTTAGCATACCAATTTTTTCTGTCAGAGGCGAAACATTGTTCTGTTAAGATGAAACTTTATACAATTACAATGGAGGATTCTCGTGCCTCCATTTCCTCCAGTAAATTCTCACAATTGAAGTAACCTAATGAGTAAAGAACAACCAAAGTATAAGCATGATCACCAATATGAATTCAAGTGCAGCAGTTCTTATTGAATCCAGGCATGATTGAAATGCTAATGGGAATGAAAACATGGACATACATTTGAATTACCTTGGAGTTGTCAGAATCATCCCTAAATCATTTGAATTATCTGCAACATTAATTTTCCGAGATATTCAACAGATAAATGGAAGACCATCAGAATAGCTGTATGGGATCCAGTTATGCCTGGACCCAATTGTTTATGAAATCAACAATTTTTTCCCATAATCAACAATGCTCACTATGGCGGAACTTGTACCATTCTTAGATATTTTGCTTCTGTTGCCATAACCCATCAAATGGGCTATAAGAACCCGTATACACCATTCTTATTAAGTGATCAGCGTACCTATTCCTTCAATTGTTTCTGAGAGGAGATATCATAATGCTGCTTGGATTCAAAGGGATTCCTGCTCCACCAGATTCCCATATGAAACCACTTACTAATAATCCACATGCATTCTTGTAGAGTTGAAGGGATGGACACTATTACCGTTCTTGTAGAATCGATCTGAAT encodes the following:
- the LOC113311267 gene encoding uncharacterized protein LOC113311267 translates to MASNLTLLKQSEKIIHAKVINDPSRGAWFLTCIYGTPYIHEKSSQKTYISQLSNSIDTPWVIIGDLNITLSPNGRSTQNTSSEILDLINDFDLSDMGFCGNPFTWSSNKHGTGQIKSRLDRTIVNNNWFISYPKSILTHLVQNGSDHAPILLEMCKQNKVTGRNWKFFEHWLSQHSCSDEIKNAWSARFSGSNAFVFTNKPQHNITSLQASDISGSNTEEIVKLEKQIRKLNDIQASSNRQKARDHFYNDMDLNSKYFHIRMNRRKSRNRIDSLLAPDGTWCNDRDSLAAILKNHFHNIMTSSTPADITSFL